The Rhodopseudomonas palustris genome window below encodes:
- a CDS encoding MaoC family dehydratase, producing MSTELELDAYIKLVGTEIGVSEWHVLDQKRIDQFADCTEDWQYIHVDPERAARETPFGTTIAHGFLTLSMLSVFSYEAMPRIKGVTMGVNYGFDRLRFISPVKAGSRVRGRFMLAEATVRKPGELLSRTSVNVEIEGEKRSALVADWLGLIYFEQ from the coding sequence ATGAGCACTGAACTGGAACTCGACGCCTATATCAAGCTCGTCGGCACCGAGATCGGCGTGTCGGAATGGCATGTGCTCGATCAGAAGCGGATCGATCAGTTCGCCGATTGCACCGAGGATTGGCAGTACATCCACGTCGATCCCGAGCGCGCCGCGCGCGAGACACCGTTCGGCACGACGATCGCTCACGGCTTCCTGACACTGTCGATGCTGAGCGTGTTCTCCTACGAGGCGATGCCGAGGATCAAGGGCGTCACCATGGGCGTCAACTACGGCTTCGACCGGCTGCGCTTCATCTCGCCGGTGAAGGCGGGATCGCGCGTGCGCGGCCGCTTCATGCTGGCGGAAGCTACTGTGCGCAAGCCGGGCGAATTGTTGTCGCGTACCAGCGTCAACGTCGAAATCGAGGGCGAGAAGCGCTCGGCCCTCGTGGCTGACTGGCTCGGCCTGATCTACTTCGAACAATAA
- a CDS encoding SDR family NAD(P)-dependent oxidoreductase: MAIRFDGRVAIVTGAGNGLGRAHALGLAALGAKVVVNDFGGARDGTGGSMTAAETVVEEIKKAGGTAMADGADVSNYEQVQAMVAKATKEWGSVDLLVANAGILRDKSFGKMELSDFQKVIDVHLAGTFYCCKAVWDGMKERNYGRIVLTTSSSGMFGNFGQANYGAAKAGIVGLMNVLAQEGRKTDIRVNTVSPTAATRMTEELLPPQALQLMKPEAITPAVLFLLSENAPTRTTLGAGAGSFAQIKIIETEGINLPESEWTPDAIAAHFAEISDDSKAQALEGAFQQTQKYVAQAAARLGIKM; this comes from the coding sequence ATGGCTATCAGGTTCGACGGACGCGTCGCCATCGTCACCGGCGCGGGCAACGGTCTCGGCCGCGCGCATGCGCTGGGTCTCGCGGCGCTCGGCGCCAAGGTGGTGGTGAACGATTTCGGCGGCGCGCGTGACGGCACCGGCGGTTCGATGACCGCCGCCGAGACCGTGGTCGAAGAGATCAAGAAGGCCGGCGGCACTGCGATGGCCGACGGCGCCGACGTGTCGAACTACGAACAGGTCCAGGCGATGGTCGCGAAGGCGACCAAGGAGTGGGGTAGCGTCGACCTGCTGGTCGCCAACGCCGGCATCCTGCGCGACAAGTCGTTCGGCAAGATGGAGCTGAGCGATTTCCAGAAGGTGATCGATGTGCATCTCGCCGGCACCTTCTACTGCTGCAAGGCGGTGTGGGATGGCATGAAGGAGCGCAACTACGGCCGCATCGTGCTGACCACCTCGTCGTCGGGCATGTTCGGCAACTTCGGCCAGGCCAACTACGGCGCCGCGAAGGCCGGTATCGTCGGGCTGATGAACGTGCTGGCGCAGGAAGGCCGCAAGACCGACATCCGAGTCAACACTGTGTCGCCGACCGCCGCGACCCGCATGACCGAAGAGCTGCTGCCGCCCCAGGCGCTGCAGCTGATGAAGCCGGAGGCGATCACGCCCGCGGTGCTGTTCCTGCTCAGCGAGAACGCGCCGACCCGCACCACGCTCGGCGCCGGCGCCGGGTCGTTCGCGCAGATCAAGATCATTGAGACCGAAGGCATCAACCTGCCGGAATCCGAATGGACCCCCGACGCGATCGCCGCGCACTTCGCCGAGATCAGTGACGACTCCAAGGCCCAGGCGCTCGAAGGCGCGTTCCAGCAGACGCAGAAGTACGTGGCGCAGGCCGCCGCGCGCCTCGGCATCAAGATGTAA
- a CDS encoding NAD(P)/FAD-dependent oxidoreductase, translating into MADIIDIDAAVIGAGPAGLMAAEQLALGGMRVTVFDGMGAPARKFLLAGRGGLNLTHSEALPDFLSRYGAAQPRLTPALEAFGPEQLRAWADDLGQPTFVGSSGRVFPVAMKASPLLRAWLRRLDALGVQLRLKYRWTGCDGEGRLSFDTADGPRSIAARATVLALGGASWPRLGSDGSWSDLLAAKDIAIATLRPANCGFVAQWSALFADKYQGAPLKNVALSFGPRTVRGEAVITRDGIEGGAIYAISAALRDAILAEGEAKLSIALRPDLSIADLAARLAKPRGKQSLSTYLRKAAGLSPAGIGLLQEAAHGSGVALATLPADQLAALINAVPVRLVATAPIAKAISTAGGIALGEIDADYMLRKLPGVFAAGEMLDWEAPTGGYLLTACFATGVMAGRGALRWLQRA; encoded by the coding sequence GTGGCTGACATCATCGACATCGACGCCGCCGTGATCGGCGCCGGGCCGGCCGGACTGATGGCGGCCGAGCAGCTCGCGCTTGGCGGCATGCGCGTCACCGTGTTCGACGGCATGGGTGCTCCGGCGCGGAAGTTTCTGCTGGCCGGGCGCGGCGGCCTCAATCTCACGCACAGCGAAGCACTGCCGGACTTCCTGTCGCGCTACGGCGCGGCGCAGCCGCGGCTGACTCCAGCGCTCGAGGCGTTCGGCCCCGAGCAACTGCGCGCCTGGGCCGATGATCTCGGGCAGCCGACCTTCGTCGGCTCCAGCGGTCGGGTGTTTCCGGTGGCGATGAAGGCTTCGCCGCTGCTGCGCGCCTGGCTGCGCCGGCTCGATGCGCTGGGCGTGCAGCTCCGCCTGAAGTATCGCTGGACCGGATGCGACGGCGAGGGGCGTCTGTCGTTCGACACAGCGGACGGTCCGCGCAGCATCGCGGCGCGGGCGACCGTGCTGGCGCTCGGCGGCGCCAGCTGGCCGCGGCTCGGTTCGGATGGAAGCTGGAGCGATCTGCTCGCCGCCAAGGACATTGCGATCGCGACGCTGCGGCCGGCGAATTGCGGCTTCGTCGCGCAGTGGTCGGCACTGTTCGCGGACAAGTATCAGGGCGCGCCGCTGAAGAACGTCGCGCTGTCGTTCGGGCCGCGCACCGTACGCGGCGAGGCGGTGATCACCCGCGACGGCATCGAAGGCGGCGCGATCTACGCGATCTCGGCAGCGTTGCGCGATGCGATCCTGGCCGAGGGCGAAGCGAAGCTGTCGATCGCGCTGCGGCCGGATCTCAGCATAGCCGATCTCGCGGCGCGATTAGCGAAGCCGAGGGGCAAGCAGTCGCTGTCGACGTATTTGCGCAAAGCCGCGGGGCTGTCGCCGGCCGGCATCGGTCTGCTGCAGGAAGCCGCGCATGGATCTGGCGTTGCCCTGGCGACGCTGCCGGCCGATCAGCTCGCCGCGCTGATCAATGCCGTGCCGGTGCGCTTAGTTGCCACCGCGCCGATCGCCAAGGCGATCTCGACCGCGGGCGGCATTGCGCTGGGTGAGATCGACGCGGACTACATGCTGCGCAAACTGCCCGGCGTGTTCGCCGCCGGCGAGATGCTCGACTGGGAAGCGCCGACCGGCGGCTATCTGCTCACGGCCTGCTTTGCGACTGGTGTGATGGCCGGCCGCGGCGCGTTGCGCTGGCTGCAACGCGCCTGA
- a CDS encoding TetR/AcrR family transcriptional regulator, with protein MTAAPTPPHRPRGRRPSGAPSGRAALLTAATRAFAELGFERADLRSIAKAADVDTGLIRIHFGDKAALWLACLDAVTQEAAPIMAVMTKLSTEADRPIYDRLREAIETFVAFGIAHPEVRQFVAQHPAETPERAALLIDRLARPAYLSIRDLVQAGIDCGVVRTPHPALFFLLLSNSVHQPHSVPVLLNEIAPDIAPAEAPSLLARSIVATFLHSPTS; from the coding sequence ATGACAGCCGCTCCGACCCCACCCCACCGCCCACGTGGCCGCCGCCCCTCCGGGGCGCCGAGCGGCCGTGCCGCCCTGCTCACCGCCGCGACCCGCGCCTTCGCCGAACTCGGCTTCGAGCGCGCGGATCTGCGCAGCATCGCCAAAGCCGCTGACGTCGATACCGGGCTGATCCGGATCCATTTCGGCGACAAGGCCGCACTGTGGCTCGCCTGCCTCGACGCGGTGACCCAGGAAGCCGCACCGATCATGGCGGTGATGACCAAGCTTTCCACGGAAGCCGATCGCCCGATCTACGACCGGCTGCGCGAAGCGATCGAGACCTTCGTGGCCTTCGGCATCGCCCATCCGGAAGTCCGCCAGTTCGTCGCGCAGCACCCTGCTGAGACGCCAGAACGCGCCGCGTTGCTGATCGATCGGCTCGCCCGGCCCGCTTATCTGTCGATCCGCGATCTGGTGCAGGCCGGCATCGATTGCGGCGTAGTGCGGACGCCGCATCCGGCGCTTTTCTTCCTGCTGCTCAGCAACTCGGTGCACCAGCCGCACTCGGTGCCGGTGCTGCTCAACGAGATCGCGCCGGACATCGCCCCCGCCGAAGCGCCATCCCTGCTGGCGCGCAGCATCGTCGCGACCTTTCTGCATTCCCCCACCTCGTGA
- a CDS encoding ABC-F family ATP-binding cassette domain-containing protein has product MAPPLIQLKDIALTFGGAALFDGVELAVSAGDRLCLIGRNGSGKSTLLKIVAGLIEPDRGSRFVQPGATVRYLPQEPDFDGFATTLAYVEAGLAPGDDHYQAAYLLEQLGLHGDENPANLSGGEARRAALARILAPDPDILLLDEPTNHLDLTTIEWLENDLAQRRCAIVMISHDRRFLTNLSRATAWLDRGVIRQIDRGFSQFESWRDDVLAEEERDQHKLDRKIVMEEHWLRYGVSGRRKRNVKRLAGLHELRAQRRDYRGPTGAASLAAAEADKSGKLVIEAKSINKAWGDRPIVDGFSIRINRGDRVGIVGPNGAGKTTLISLLTGALAPDSGTVRLGTNLEIATLDQSRDSLDPKSTLSDALTGGRGDQVMVGGKPRHVIGYMKDFLFTQEQARTPLEALSGGERGRLMLARSLAKPSNLLVLDEPTNDLDLETLDVLEEMLGDYDGTVILISHDRDFLDRVVTSVIAPDGGGKWIEYAGGYSDMLAQRGADLTRQPAKAAVAEPTAAKAAPSPAAAPAPKRKLSFNEKHALETLPKTIAKLEAEITSLQKQLDDPQLYAKDRAKFDKVSAAMAKAHDELHAAEQRWLELEMLREEIESA; this is encoded by the coding sequence ATGGCGCCGCCGCTGATCCAACTGAAAGACATCGCGCTGACCTTCGGCGGCGCCGCGCTGTTCGACGGCGTCGAGCTCGCCGTCTCAGCCGGCGACCGGCTGTGCCTGATCGGCCGCAACGGCTCCGGCAAATCGACGCTTTTGAAGATCGTCGCCGGCCTGATCGAGCCCGACCGCGGCAGCCGCTTCGTGCAGCCCGGTGCCACCGTGCGCTATCTGCCGCAGGAGCCGGATTTCGACGGCTTCGCCACCACGCTGGCTTATGTCGAGGCCGGGCTCGCGCCGGGCGACGATCACTATCAGGCCGCCTATCTGCTCGAACAGCTCGGCCTGCACGGCGATGAGAACCCGGCCAATCTCTCTGGCGGCGAGGCCCGGCGCGCGGCGCTGGCGCGGATTCTCGCGCCCGATCCCGACATCCTGCTGCTCGACGAGCCGACCAACCATCTCGACCTGACCACGATCGAATGGCTGGAGAACGATCTCGCCCAGCGCAGATGCGCGATCGTGATGATCAGCCACGACCGCCGCTTCCTCACCAACCTGTCGCGCGCCACCGCCTGGCTCGACCGCGGCGTGATCCGCCAGATCGACCGCGGCTTCTCGCAATTCGAAAGCTGGCGCGACGACGTGCTGGCGGAAGAAGAACGCGATCAGCACAAGCTCGACCGCAAGATCGTGATGGAAGAGCACTGGCTGCGCTACGGCGTCTCCGGCCGCCGCAAGCGCAACGTCAAGCGGCTCGCCGGCCTGCACGAGTTGCGCGCGCAGCGCCGCGACTATCGCGGCCCAACTGGCGCCGCCTCGCTCGCCGCGGCCGAGGCCGACAAGTCCGGCAAGCTGGTGATCGAAGCCAAGTCGATCAACAAGGCCTGGGGCGACCGGCCGATCGTCGACGGCTTCTCGATCCGGATCAATCGCGGCGACCGCGTCGGCATCGTCGGCCCGAACGGCGCCGGCAAGACCACGCTGATCAGCCTGCTGACCGGCGCGCTGGCCCCGGACAGCGGCACGGTGCGGCTCGGCACCAATCTGGAGATCGCCACGCTCGACCAGAGCCGCGACAGCCTGGACCCGAAATCGACGCTGAGCGACGCGCTGACCGGCGGCCGCGGCGACCAGGTGATGGTCGGCGGCAAGCCGCGCCACGTGATCGGCTACATGAAGGACTTCCTGTTCACCCAGGAGCAGGCGCGTACGCCGCTGGAGGCGCTGTCCGGCGGCGAACGCGGCCGGCTGATGCTGGCGCGCTCGCTGGCGAAACCGTCGAACCTTTTGGTGCTCGACGAGCCGACCAACGACCTCGATCTCGAAACCCTCGACGTGCTCGAGGAGATGCTCGGTGACTACGACGGCACGGTGATCCTGATCAGCCACGACCGCGACTTTCTCGACCGCGTCGTCACCTCGGTGATCGCGCCGGACGGCGGCGGCAAATGGATCGAATATGCCGGCGGCTACTCCGACATGCTGGCGCAGCGCGGCGCCGACCTGACCCGGCAGCCGGCCAAGGCCGCCGTGGCCGAGCCGACGGCCGCGAAGGCGGCGCCCTCGCCCGCCGCGGCGCCTGCGCCGAAGCGCAAGCTCAGCTTCAACGAGAAGCACGCGCTGGAAACGCTGCCGAAAACCATCGCCAAGCTGGAAGCCGAGATCACGAGTTTGCAGAAGCAGCTCGACGATCCGCAGCTCTATGCCAAGGACCGCGCCAAGTTCGACAAGGTCTCGGCCGCGATGGCCAAGGCGCACGACGAGCTGCACGCCGCCGAGCAGCGCTGGCTCGAGCTGGAGATGCTGCGCGAAGAGATCGAAAGCGCCTGA
- a CDS encoding YaiI/YqxD family protein — protein MTDALTRIYVDADACPVKDEVYKVAERHHLPVTVVAGGFIRVPQHPLIERVAAGSGMDAADDWIAERIKPGDIVITADIPLASRCVKAGATAIAPNGKPFTEESIGMTLAVRNLMTDLRSTGEITGGPRAFSPRDRSTFLSALDSAIRRIARRRAAPT, from the coding sequence ATGACCGACGCCCTCACCCGCATCTATGTCGACGCCGACGCCTGTCCGGTGAAGGACGAGGTGTACAAGGTGGCCGAGCGTCACCATCTTCCGGTGACGGTGGTGGCCGGCGGCTTCATCCGGGTGCCGCAGCATCCGCTGATCGAGCGTGTCGCCGCCGGTTCCGGCATGGATGCGGCCGACGACTGGATTGCGGAGCGGATCAAACCGGGCGATATCGTCATCACCGCGGACATTCCGCTGGCGAGCCGCTGCGTCAAAGCGGGCGCCACCGCGATCGCTCCGAACGGCAAGCCGTTCACCGAGGAGTCGATCGGCATGACGCTGGCGGTGCGCAATCTGATGACCGATCTGCGCTCGACCGGCGAGATCACCGGCGGCCCGCGCGCGTTTTCGCCGCGCGACCGCTCCACCTTTCTTTCGGCGCTCGACAGCGCGATCCGCAGGATCGCGCGCCGCAGGGCCGCTCCGACCTGA
- a CDS encoding ABC transporter substrate-binding protein — MTLVQRAAAMMLAAPLLLGAPAFAQQQAPLKIGLLGDFQSVYSDIGGQGNVEAAKMAIEEMGGTMFGKPIEFISADVQNKPDIAASLARKWYENENVDMIVDLPTSATALAAMEMSKKFEKIMIVTDAASSDITGKSCSPFTAHWTYDTYSNAHTVGSAIVKNGGDTWFFITADYLFGHSIERDTGEVVKAAGGKVLGSARHPLNNADFSSFLLQAQSSKAKIIGMANGGGDTINTIKQAAEFGIVTGGQKLAGIVMFISDIHSLGLKMANGLIITEAYYWDLNDRTREFGKKYFERMKRMPTMNQAATYSATLHYLKAVKAANSKDTKTVLAKMRELPVRDAFTDHGFLREDGRMVHSMFLFEVKKPEESKAPWDYYKVLAEVPGDQAFRPLKDGGCPLVKAE; from the coding sequence ATGACACTCGTTCAACGGGCGGCAGCGATGATGCTGGCCGCGCCGCTGCTGCTCGGCGCACCCGCCTTCGCGCAGCAACAGGCTCCGCTCAAGATCGGTCTGCTCGGCGACTTCCAGTCGGTGTATTCCGACATCGGCGGCCAGGGCAACGTCGAAGCCGCCAAGATGGCGATCGAGGAGATGGGCGGCACGATGTTCGGCAAGCCGATCGAGTTCATCTCGGCGGACGTGCAGAACAAGCCCGACATCGCCGCGTCGCTGGCACGCAAATGGTACGAGAACGAAAACGTCGACATGATCGTCGATCTGCCGACCTCGGCCACCGCGCTTGCCGCGATGGAGATGTCGAAGAAGTTCGAGAAGATCATGATCGTCACCGACGCGGCGTCGTCGGACATCACCGGCAAATCGTGCTCGCCCTTTACCGCGCACTGGACCTACGACACCTATTCGAACGCCCACACCGTCGGCTCGGCGATCGTCAAGAACGGCGGCGACACCTGGTTCTTCATCACCGCGGACTATCTGTTCGGCCATTCGATCGAACGCGACACCGGCGAGGTGGTGAAGGCGGCGGGCGGCAAGGTGCTCGGCAGCGCGCGGCATCCCTTGAACAACGCCGACTTCTCCTCGTTCCTGCTGCAGGCGCAGTCGTCGAAGGCCAAGATCATCGGTATGGCCAATGGCGGCGGCGACACCATCAACACCATCAAGCAGGCGGCCGAGTTCGGCATCGTCACCGGCGGCCAGAAGCTCGCCGGCATCGTGATGTTCATCTCCGACATCCACAGCCTGGGTCTGAAGATGGCCAACGGCCTGATCATCACCGAGGCGTATTATTGGGACCTCAATGACCGCACCCGCGAGTTCGGCAAGAAGTACTTCGAACGCATGAAGCGGATGCCGACGATGAACCAGGCCGCGACCTACAGTGCGACACTGCACTATTTGAAGGCGGTGAAGGCGGCGAACAGCAAGGACACCAAGACGGTGCTGGCGAAGATGCGCGAACTGCCGGTGCGCGACGCCTTCACCGACCACGGCTTCCTGCGCGAGGACGGACGCATGGTGCACTCGATGTTCCTGTTCGAGGTCAAGAAGCCGGAAGAATCCAAGGCGCCGTGGGACTACTACAAGGTCCTCGCCGAAGTCCCCGGCGACCAGGCCTTCCGCCCGCTGAAAGACGGCGGCTGCCCGCTGGTGAAGGCGGAGTAG